The Microcoleus sp. FACHB-831 sequence ATATCGAGGCTTTACGCCAAGAACGCGATGAGCTTAAAGTCGAGCCAGTATTGCCAAGCTATAACTCACCACAGGCGATCGCCGATGCTTATCGTCGTCATGCTAGAGAGACAGCACAAATGTCTGCTGAAATTAAGGGCATAGAGGACGCGATGGCTGCCTTGGAAGCTCAACTCAAGCAGAAAGTCGCGCAGTCTTTGGGAATGCCAACGAAGCGCAGGCTCAACCCTCTAGAGGAGCAAGTAGAAGAAGACAAACAACGCGCTCGCATCCATGCAGAAAGAATCAATGAACTCGCGGCGGAAGTCGCGGCGGAACTCAAAGAATTGAAGGCGCTTGCTGATGAAATAAGTCCCAGTTATTGGCAGGTGTATTACAAACCTTTCATTACTGGCTTTCAGACTATTTCAGTTCCCCACGTCCGCTCCGATGGAGATGTTTGGACTATTGTCAATCGCGTGGTTTAATTTAATCCCCCTACTAGGGATTTCTAGCAGCCACATCAGCCACCATCCAAAGATTATAAAAAGAAGATTAACAATTGGCGAAGCAAATTAGCGATCGCCTGCTTTCTTCTTATCAAACCATCTTGATCATCACTTCAGCCCACTACAACACGATGCTAAGAAAATTTCACGGTTGAGAATTTAAGTTAGACTGAGCGTAGCTATGCTGCTGTAATATCATTTTGTTTTAAACTTGCACGAGCTGCAAATACTAAAATATTTCTTTAGATTGAGTTTTACAATCTAAAATTCTAGCTAGCAAAGTTCCAAATTACATAAGCTATCGCTTTGTCTCTTTATACTTACAGAATAACCTTTTGACATTAGGATCTGGTTCTTAATTCCTATCCTTGTGCCGTCAGGCTTTTTCTAAGCACGGCCATACCCAAGGAAGTATTCATGGCATCATCCACATCCTCCCCTCTACCGATAAAAAATCAACTGCTTGCGTCTCTGCCAGTTGACGATTACCAACGCCTTGTTCCCCACCTAGAACTCGTCTCCCTCCAATCCGGGCAGATCCTGTGCCACCAAGGCGAAGTCCTTAAATACGCCTATTTTCCCCATCACACAATAATTTCTTTGGTCTGCATGATGGAAGACGGCTCGACGGTCGAAGTCGGTTTGGTTGGCAATGATGGTATGCTGGGCGTCCCCATATTTTTAGCAGACAGCATCAGTATTTACGAAGCCAACGTGCAGATCCCAAGCAGTGCTGTGAGGATAAGAGCAGACGTGCTTAAATCGGAGTTCAATCGGGGGGGAGCGTTGCAAAGCGTGCTGCTGCGCTACTCGCAAGCACTGTTAAACCAAGTGTCGCAAGGAGCAGCCTGCAACCGCTTGCACACCCTAGAAGAGCGCCTCGCTCGCTGGTTGCTGACAGTCTGCGATCGCCTAGAATCTGACGAACTTCCGCTCACTCAGGAATTTATAGCTCAAATGCTGGGCACGCGGCGCTCCGGCGTAACTGTTGCTGCTAGCACTCTTCAGCGGGCGGGCATGATCCGCTACGCTAGGGGCAAAATCACCATCTTGAATCGCGAGGGATTGGAAGCGACATCCTGCGAGTGTTATGGAGCCGTCAAAGCCGAATTTAAGCGCTTACTTGGCACTACATACGATTAAATTCAATCTTAGGGTTGCAACAGATAAATTGGTGGAAGCTGCCTGTTGCTCTAAGTTTCCCTACTATACCGGGGAGAAACTCCGACGGGGCGAAATCTAATCTAGGATGAATAGCCTCTTATGTGCTAAATCGGACAGACGATCGTTCTGAACGTGTTTATTGTTGAAATATCACCCTGAAACGTCCTTTATGTCGCCAGTTGTTTTTGGCAGACGACTAGAGTGGCTAGTTGTCGGATGTGCGGCTTAAGGGGACTAATATTATTTTGATTTTGCGTCCGCTACAGTTTAAGAGGTTGTTTGACGCTAGACACAGTTAGATTCCATCTTAGGGTTGCAACAGATAAATTGGTGGAAAGTGGCTGTTGCTCTAAGTTTCCCACCTATCCCGGCGAGAAACTCCGACGGGGCAAAATGTAATCTAGGATGAATGGCCTCTTATGTGCTGAACCGGACAGACGGTAATGTTGAACGTGTTTATTGTTGAAATATCACCCTGAAACGTCCTTTATGTCGCCAATTGTTTTTGGCAGACGACCAGATCGGCTAGTTGTCCGATGTGCGGTTTAAGGGGACTAATAGAATTTTGATTTGGCGTCCGCTACACGTACTAGGGCTAAAAATGGCTCATCGTCCTGCGATCGCAATCCCGAATCAAAAATTGGTACAAGCCAAGTGAAATGAATAATCTAACAAATATGCGTTCTAGAGATGATGATAATACCCAAATAAAACTGGAAAAACTTTGGGGTAATGGTTGGAATAAACTTACTCCAGAACAGAGACAAATGGTTGCTGAAATTCTTACTAATCTAAAACCACGAGGTTTAGAAGCCTGGTAAGCTGTTCCACCTTCAAGTGCCAAAAGTTTTCGTTCTTTTGATGTGCTTAGTGCGTCCTGCTATCCCAAACATAGACATATTCTTTTGTGCCTTGCCCCTGACGTTTGTTACCCCACCCTTAAGGTGAGGAATTGCAACCAACATCATGGAGTGTTACAAATTATTCAAATCTGGCTTCTAATGGTTGCTTCAGGAGGGTGAAGGTTAGATTATGAATGCAATACTTTTCGGTTCGTTTATTCTAGTAAAAGACGAGCTTTTGGAGTTCTCGCCTTTCTTGTTAGAGAAGGGGTAGTGGTTAAAATCTGTCTTATCTGAGAAATATCGATATTTCGGAGCGATCTTATTGAATTTTCTACTATGTAGGAAAGCGGACAGACACATAAACCGCTCATTTTTATGCTAGGGCAAGTTGTAATTTTATCTTGACTTGTCCCTTGTCTTTTCTAAAGACAACATCGTAAAAATTATATGTCCCTGAGAGCTTATACAACCTCTAGCAAGCTTATGCTGATGATACCCAGGCAATGCTATAAAAATGAGGATATATATGCGTTCGATGGGGCAGACGAACTGTAGTGCCTGGTTTAAGACCTGCTGTAATATTAAACACGGACAATGAGCATAAAGACATCACAATCGGTTGCCTATAACCGCCCTCAAACTAAAGCAGCTTATGAGTTAGAAATCCTTCTAGACTATCTGAAGCGAAGTCGTGGTTTTGATTTTAGTGCTTACAAGCGTCCTGGTTTGATGCGTTGGGTACTCAAAAGGATGCAGATAGTTAAAAGTGAAAATTTTAGAGATTATATAAATTATCTGAAGCTGCATCCAGAAGAATTTACCCAGCTATTCGACACTCTATTTATCAACGTTACCTGCTTTTTCCGCGATCGCTCGGTGTGGGATTACTTAAGCAAAGAAATTGTGCCTCAGATCGTTGCGGGGAAGACCTCGAACGAACCGATCCGAGTTTGGAGTGCTGGTTGTGCTAGTGGCGAGGAAGCTTACTCCTTAGCAATAGTCCTAGCCGAGGCGCTAGGTATAGAACAGTTCCGCAAGCGCGTGAAAATCTATGCCACAGATATCGATGACGATGCTCTTAACATTGCTCGTAAAGCTACTTACACTGCTAGCAAGGTTTCGATGATCCCTGCAAGGTTTTTAGAGAAGTATTTCTCTTGCAGCGCTAATAGATATAAGTTTCGTGAAGAGCTACGTGGTTCGTTGGTGTTTGGTCGGCACAATTTAATTGAGGATGCACCTATTTCTGGCGTTGACCTGGTAATGTGTCGCAACGTCTTGATGTATTTCAATAGCGAGGCTCAAAGCGAAATCGTGTCACGGTTTCACGATGTTTTCAACGAAAATTGTTTTTTCATCATAGGCCAAGCGGAGAGGATATATAGCCGTACTAATATTTTCCAACCTGTTGATTTGAGCCAACGTGTTTATATAAAGCTGCCCAACCCCAAAGTGGAGATTAATGCAGCTGATTTGGAGGACGTGGAGTGTATTCCAAAAGGCAAATTGCATATCTGCGCTAGCGGCGATGATACCATCCCCTCCTTGAACACGCGATCGCTAGCACTCGCCCCGATGGTCAAACCTTTTTTGCCGCGATCGCACTCCACGCCAGAATCAACAATAGACAGCGCCGAAATGTTACTGCTTCAAGAAGAGTTAAAAACTCTTAAACAAGAACGCATAGCTCTGAAAGCAGAGTTGTACGCGACTGAGGTGGAACTGCGCTCCACAAGCGAAGAACTACAGGTGATGAATCAGGAGTTGCAAGCGATCGCGACAGAACTGGGCCAGCGCAACGAGGAACTCTACCAGGTAAAGAAATTGTTGATTGAGCGCGATCGCCAATTTCCTGTTGAATCCTGATTTTTAAGTTCTAATAAAAATTTACTTAGCCTCCTACTAAAGCGTAGATCGCTTCACACTGCGGTTCTATAGCTTATGCTGGGAGGCTTTGCTTAATTCTACCCTTGGAATGTTGCTATCAGAGAATCTTTTAGCTCCAGGTGTAGATAATTCAGTTTTTTATACAAGCGCGTTATTAAAACTTTACTTAACTTAATACCTTGCAACATTAGTTAACTAGGGGATATAGTCGAAGGGTAAGTATAAATTCTCAAGCGATCGCTGGTTGAGTACCTTACCAACAAATTGGCAACAAAGGCAAATCTGCCACTGACCGATTAAGACGCCCTTCTATCGCTCTCACCCTTGCGAGGGTCTTAGTAATGTCTCACTTCCCCTGGCTAACCACTATTATTTTGTTTCCCCTCCTGGCTTCCTTCGCCATCCCCGTAATACCTGACAAAGACGGCAAAACTGTCCGCTGGTATGCACTCGGAGTGGGATTAG is a genomic window containing:
- a CDS encoding Crp/Fnr family transcriptional regulator, with the translated sequence MASSTSSPLPIKNQLLASLPVDDYQRLVPHLELVSLQSGQILCHQGEVLKYAYFPHHTIISLVCMMEDGSTVEVGLVGNDGMLGVPIFLADSISIYEANVQIPSSAVRIRADVLKSEFNRGGALQSVLLRYSQALLNQVSQGAACNRLHTLEERLARWLLTVCDRLESDELPLTQEFIAQMLGTRRSGVTVAASTLQRAGMIRYARGKITILNREGLEATSCECYGAVKAEFKRLLGTTYD
- a CDS encoding protein-glutamate O-methyltransferase CheR, yielding MSIKTSQSVAYNRPQTKAAYELEILLDYLKRSRGFDFSAYKRPGLMRWVLKRMQIVKSENFRDYINYLKLHPEEFTQLFDTLFINVTCFFRDRSVWDYLSKEIVPQIVAGKTSNEPIRVWSAGCASGEEAYSLAIVLAEALGIEQFRKRVKIYATDIDDDALNIARKATYTASKVSMIPARFLEKYFSCSANRYKFREELRGSLVFGRHNLIEDAPISGVDLVMCRNVLMYFNSEAQSEIVSRFHDVFNENCFFIIGQAERIYSRTNIFQPVDLSQRVYIKLPNPKVEINAADLEDVECIPKGKLHICASGDDTIPSLNTRSLALAPMVKPFLPRSHSTPESTIDSAEMLLLQEELKTLKQERIALKAELYATEVELRSTSEELQVMNQELQAIATELGQRNEELYQVKKLLIERDRQFPVES